The proteins below are encoded in one region of Citrobacter enshiensis:
- a CDS encoding ComEC family protein: protein MKITTVSACALSGILPLLLLPALPDTPYLAVVFLLACVFCVIPRRWARYVGLTVLFFLWGIFAAKQTLWPGNTLPGATQQAVVRITATDHMTTHYGQITHIQGQRLFPAVGIVLNGQYLPSEVCAGQQWAMTLKIRAVHGQLNDGGFDSQRYALAQHQPLTGRFLQASVIDSRCSLRARYLSSLTTALANYPWRQVILGLGMGERLSVPQEVKDLMRDTGTTHLMAISGLHIAFAALLAGGIIRCAQFVFPTGWIRWPAPLIGGIGSALFYAWLTGLQPPALRTVIALSAWGVLKLSGRQWSGWEVWLCCLAAIVIADPVAILSQSLWLSALAVAALIFWYQWGPAPVCSVSRAGRLIWSLIHLQLGITVLLLPAQIAIFHGMSVTAFLANLFAVPLVTFISVPLILAGMVVHLTGPLLIEEGCWYLADRSLALLFWLLSHLPEGWISIDKRWQWLALSPWLIIIAWRFAIWRTWPGVCLAGAILVSWPLWRTEPKDEWQVHMLDVGQGLAMVIARNGKAILYDTGRAWSEGDSGQQLIIPWLRWHNLQPEGIILSHEHLDHRGGLHSLQRAWPTLWIRSPLGWEGHQPCFRAEQWKWQGLTFRAHWPVKGNKENGNNRSCVVKVDDGKHSVLLTGDIESDAEQKMLSYYWQHLQATFIQVPHHGSNTSSSLALIQRVEGQGALASAARYNAWRLPSWKVRQRYRQQGYQWLDTPHQGQISLIFSSQGWQIRSLREQILPRWYHQWFGVSEDNG, encoded by the coding sequence ATTCCCCGGCGATGGGCGCGTTATGTCGGACTGACCGTGCTCTTCTTTCTGTGGGGAATATTCGCTGCGAAACAGACTCTCTGGCCGGGAAATACATTGCCTGGTGCAACGCAGCAGGCTGTTGTGCGCATAACGGCGACGGACCATATGACGACGCATTATGGGCAAATTACGCATATACAGGGGCAGCGACTATTTCCTGCGGTGGGAATCGTTTTAAACGGTCAGTATTTGCCCAGCGAAGTGTGCGCCGGGCAACAGTGGGCAATGACGCTAAAGATACGCGCGGTACATGGTCAACTGAATGACGGTGGGTTCGATAGCCAACGTTATGCGTTGGCCCAGCACCAACCTCTGACGGGACGTTTCTTGCAGGCAAGTGTCATCGACTCCCGGTGCAGTTTACGCGCTCGTTACTTGTCTTCTCTCACCACTGCGCTGGCAAACTATCCCTGGCGGCAGGTTATTCTGGGGCTGGGAATGGGGGAGCGTCTGTCGGTGCCGCAGGAGGTGAAAGACCTCATGCGGGATACTGGCACAACGCATCTGATGGCGATTTCCGGGCTGCATATTGCCTTTGCTGCACTGCTCGCGGGGGGAATCATTCGATGCGCACAATTTGTGTTTCCGACGGGGTGGATCCGCTGGCCAGCTCCCCTTATTGGTGGAATCGGCAGCGCTCTGTTTTATGCCTGGTTGACGGGGTTGCAGCCACCCGCGTTACGCACGGTCATCGCCTTGAGTGCATGGGGAGTACTTAAATTAAGCGGACGGCAATGGAGTGGATGGGAGGTCTGGCTTTGTTGTCTGGCGGCGATTGTGATTGCCGATCCTGTTGCCATTCTGTCGCAGAGTTTATGGTTGTCGGCGTTGGCCGTTGCCGCACTGATATTCTGGTATCAATGGGGACCTGCTCCAGTCTGTTCGGTATCACGCGCGGGGCGCTTGATATGGAGTCTTATCCATCTGCAGTTAGGTATTACGGTGTTGCTCTTACCTGCGCAAATTGCGATTTTTCATGGCATGAGTGTGACCGCATTTTTGGCAAACCTGTTTGCTGTACCGCTGGTGACATTTATTTCTGTCCCGCTCATTCTGGCAGGTATGGTGGTGCATCTGACGGGACCACTCCTCATTGAAGAGGGGTGCTGGTATCTGGCAGATCGTTCACTGGCGCTCTTGTTTTGGTTGCTCAGCCATTTACCGGAAGGCTGGATCAGTATTGATAAGCGGTGGCAATGGCTGGCATTGTCTCCCTGGTTAATAATCATTGCCTGGCGGTTTGCGATTTGGCGTACCTGGCCGGGGGTATGCCTGGCAGGGGCGATCTTAGTCAGTTGGCCCCTATGGCGTACAGAGCCGAAAGATGAATGGCAGGTCCACATGTTGGATGTCGGGCAGGGGTTGGCGATGGTCATTGCCCGCAATGGAAAGGCCATCCTCTATGATACCGGGCGAGCCTGGTCGGAGGGCGACAGCGGGCAGCAGTTGATCATTCCCTGGCTACGCTGGCACAACCTGCAACCCGAAGGCATTATTCTCAGCCACGAACATCTGGATCATCGTGGTGGATTGCACTCATTACAGAGAGCCTGGCCAACGCTTTGGATAAGAAGTCCGTTAGGATGGGAAGGGCACCAGCCCTGTTTTCGGGCAGAACAGTGGAAATGGCAAGGATTGACGTTTCGCGCGCACTGGCCTGTCAAAGGCAATAAAGAAAACGGAAATAACCGTTCCTGCGTCGTCAAAGTCGATGATGGTAAACACAGTGTTTTGTTGACGGGGGATATTGAATCCGACGCAGAGCAAAAAATGCTAAGTTATTATTGGCAACATTTGCAGGCGACATTTATTCAGGTTCCGCATCATGGCAGCAATACCTCATCGTCGCTGGCGTTAATTCAACGCGTTGAGGGGCAGGGGGCGCTGGCCTCGGCAGCGCGTTACAACGCCTGGCGATTGCCGTCATGGAAAGTCAGGCAGCGATACCGACAACAGGGATATCAATGGCTGGATACGCCGCATCAGGGGCAGATTTCGCTTATCTTTTCCTCGCAAGGTTGGCAAATACGCAGTCTGCGGGAGCAAATTTTACCTCGTTGGTATCATCAGTGGTTTGGCGTGTCAGAGGATAACGGGTAG